Part of the Paenibacillus sp. JNUCC32 genome is shown below.
CAGGACCTTCCCTACGATGTAATGATTCACCGCCTGCTCTTTGCAGGCCTCCTCCGCCAGTTGGATCAAAGAGGCGTCTGCGGGAAAATCGGACAGTTCCTGATACGGGATGACCCCGCGCGCAAAGCCTAACGGCGTCACGTCCATATCATGCTGCATGCATGAGGAGGAGATCACGATATCGCCAATGTTGAGCTCCGGATGCAGCGCGCCCGCTACGCCGGTAAACAATATTTTGGAAACGCCGAAGAAGTCTATCAAGATCTGCGTGGTAACCGCTGCATTGACCTTGCCCACCCCGCTCTTGCATACGACGACCTGCTTGCCATGGATCGTTCCCGATGCATACGTAACTCCTGCCCTAACGGTTGTTTCTTTATTCTCCAGTTGACCGAGCAGCAGCTCCACTTCTTCGTCCATCGCCCCGATAAGGCCGATCACCTGTGTTGTCATGTCGATATCCCTCCTGATTATAAGAGCGCATAAAAAAATCCCACCAGAAAAAAGCCCCTTAAAACCAGGAGCTTTTCTCGAATTCACCTTGTTCATCTAAACGTTTGGTTTCACGCAGCCTATTCGTTCACATGGCTGACCGAGAGGCGAAGAATCGTTTCATGCGGCAGAATCACGCGAGGATTCTCCACATTTTCCTTCTTCATCAGCTTGGTAAGCAAACGCATCGCTACGGCTCCCAGATCATACATCGGTTGGGCCACCGTTGTCAGCTGTGGACGTACCATCGAAGCCATCCGGATATTGTCTACGCTGATGATCGAGAAGTCATCCGGCACTTTATAGCCTTCATCCTGAATGCTATGAATCGCGCCAATCGCCATCTCGTCGGTAGCGGCAAATATAGCGGTTGGTTTCTTCTTGAGGCCCAGGAAGTATTTCATCGCTTCCACGCCGGACTCATAACGATAGTTACCGATCCGCACCAAATCCTCTTGATACTCGATGCCTGCTGCTTCCAGCGCTTTTTTGTAGCCTTGGAAACGAGCATAGCCGTTTGCCGGATCCTGCAGCGTGCCGCTGATCATAGCGATCTCGCGGTGTCCGTGCCGAATCAGCGTGTTGACCGCATCAAACGCAGCCTGTTCATGATCGATGTCGACCGAAGGATAAGAACCTCTCTCATCGCTGGTCGCACAGAGAACAATCGGCACAGCCGATGTCTGGAACGCCTGGATATGCTCGTCCGTCACCGTTCCACCCATAAACAACAGCCCGTCCACTTGCTTCTCAAGCAAGGTGTTGATTACGCGGATTTCCTTTTCCTTACGTTTGTCGGCATTACACAAAATTATATTATAGTGATACATGTTAGCAATATCCTCAATACCACGGGCAATCTCCGCAAAGATCGAGTTTGAAATGTCAGGGATCACAACGCCGACGGTTGTGGTCTTCTTGCTGGCCAGGCCTCTGGCTACCGCATTCGGACGATACCCTAAACGTTCAATCGCTTCGTATACTTTTTTCCGGGTCTGAGGCTTAACGTTCGGGTTATTGTTTACAACCCGGGATACCGTCGCCATGGAAACGCCTGCTTCGCGCGCAACATCGTAAATGGTTACCGTCAAATTCCTTCTCTCCATTGCCAATAGATTTTCATTCGTTCAATACCAATTGAATTTATGATACGACAAATTACTGCTTTGTGCAACGACACGGCATCATATGCCGTCCAATTGAGCTTTCAGCGCTTCAGCCGTAATATGGGAATGGGATGTATGCCAGACTGGCGCTCCTTCTTTCACAAGTATAACTTGCGGCGATTCGTGTTGGATGTTCAGAGTTTCGGCAGCCTGACTCGACACCGGTCGGTCCGCAATGACATCGATCCACACATAGTCGATCCGCTCGTTCGGCTGGTCCTCAAGGTAAGCTTGCACTTCCCTGAAGGCTCCGGCACTGATTGGGCATCTGGTACTATGTTTGAACAAAAGCAAGTGCTTCCGATCGGAAGATTCCAGCGTGCTGCGCAGCTCTTCTATAGTAGTCATTTTCGTCAACGTCGCCATAGGATATACATTCCCTTCATTGTATTGAAGTTCCTATCCTCTATCCTAACAAAAAGTGCGTGAAAAATCCAACAACCACGAAAATTTTCTGAAAATTATCTTGCATAATTGCTCGAATTTTCAGGAATAAGAGATTTTATGGTGCTTAATTGCTCGAGACGCCCCTCAATTTGTCTCATCCAGTCGCCGTCGGCCAGGCTCTGGGCATAACGAAATAGATCCAACAGCATATTAATGCGCTCGTCAAACACTTCCATGCAGCACGCCTGCCATTCTGGCGACGAATCATCATCGTATGTACGGAACACTTCACGAAGAACATATGCGGCTTCATTGACATCTGCGAACGAAACGCGTATTCGCTCGGTCTCATTGTTAATCGATGCGAGATAGCGAAGCAAATCCGGTTTAATAAGAGGCAGAAGCTCATACTTCTTGCAGGCCTGACAGGCATAAACAGGAACATCACATATCCGAGTTTTTCTTTCATGAATCAGCTTTCTTAATTCCAATTTCATACTTTGTCCGCAGTTGCAGGTTTTGAACAAAATGCCCACCCCAAATCCTATCACGTAATCTAAAACCAACAGTCCCATGTCACAAATCTGTCACCTGAATTAGTTCTATTCGACTATCATACCAGAGAATCCTGCAAATTTGTGATAATGCTTTATTTACCAGAAATGTTTTCAAATGTTCCTTCTTCGGACGCTTCCATGAAACTCCTCTCCATATTTGTTACAATGAATACAGTCTTAAAGGACCGAATGCGCAGCGTTACGGTTTTATCAAGATTTTTGAGAAAGGAGCTAGGCCAATTATGCGATTGACTGGAAAAAAGGTTATAGCGCTTGTAGATGAAGAATTCGAGGATTTGGAGCTATGGTATCCCGTTTACCGGGTCCGCGAGGAAGGGGCGGAAGTCCATCTCGCCGGGCTGGAAAAGGGTAAAACTTACACCGGTAAATATGGCGTACCGGCTCAGGCCGAGTATTCGTTTGAAGAGCTGAACAGCAAGGATTATGACGGAATACTCGTACCGGGCGGCTGGGCGCCGGACAAGCTGCGCCGATATGATAAAGTGCTTCAACTGGTGAAAGAAATGAACGAGGACCAGAAGCCGATCGGACAAATCTGCCATGCAGGATGGGTGCTGATCTCCGCCAAAATCCTGAACGGAGTTACCGTTACTTCCACGCCGGGAATCCGCGACGATATGGAAAACGCCGGTGCGATCTGGAAGGATGAGGCGGTCGTGACCGACGGACATATTATTTCCGCACGCCGGCCTCCGGATCTTCCGCCATACGGCAAAGCCTTCTGCGATGCGCTGGCGCAGCAAGGCAAATAATTGCTCCTTGCCCCCATATACACAGAAACAGCCGCCTTTGTCACCAGGGCTCCCTGGTGAGATAGGCGGCTGTTTTTTTATGCTCATATAGCTTGTCCTTTAAAAAAAGAAGCCTGGAAAAAGTCGATGATCCCTATCTTAACGGTTAAGACGCCGTGCTGTCCGTCCCGTTGGTTCCGTTCAGATAACTGCTCCGTTCGGCAAAAGCGCTAAGACGTTCTTCAACAGCGGAGCTGGTACGCAGCTTGAAGCAAGCCGCCGCTTCTCCTTTCGCTTCTGCCGCATTCGTATTCAAGATGCGGTGCTTCACGCGGAGCAGGGATTGCGGAGACATGCTCAAATCCTTAACGCCGAGCTCAAGCCAAAGCGGAATCGCTCTTTCGTCTCCGGCCAGTTCTCCGCACACGCTGACTGGAATCCCTGCCCCATGGGCAGCCTCCACCGTCGTCCGGAGCATGCGCAAAATGGCAGGATGAAACGGATGATACATATGCGCGATCTGCTCGTTCATCCGGTCCACGGCCAGAACATACTGAACCAGGTCATTGGTCCCGATGCTGAAGAAATCGGCCTCTTCTGCCAGCAAATCCGAGATCGTGACCGCTGCAGGCACCTCGATCATGATGCCGACCTTGATGTTCGGATCATAGGCGATGCCGCGTCGGTCCAAATCGGCCATGGCACGCCGCAGCACGGCATTGGCCTGCTTGACTTCTTCTACCGATGAAATCATCGGATACATGATTTTGACGTTGCCGTATGCGCTGGCTCTCAGAATCGCGGTAAGCTGGGTCTGGAACGGTTCGGTTCGGTCCAAGCTGATGCGGATGGCGCGGTACCCGAGGAAGGGGTTTTCTTCTTCCGGAAGCGCGAAATAATCCAGCTGCTTATCGCCGCCAATATCCAGCGTACGAATCACGACGGACGCCTGGCCTGCGTTCTCCGCAACCAGTTTATACACTTCGAACTGCTCTTCCTCCGTCGGGAAGTTGTGCCGGTCCATATACAAAAACTCCGTTCGGAACAATCCGACTCCCTGAGCGCCGTTCTTCAGCGCAATCTCCATTTCCTTAACGGAATTCATGTTCGCGGCCAGGTTAAAGTATGTTCCGTCCTTGGTTACCGCATCAACGGCTGCCAGGAGCTGCAGCTGCTCTTTCTTTTTCCGCTGCTGGTCCCGGATGCCTTCATACCGCTCCACGATGAGCGTGTCAGGCTCCAAATAGAGCAACCCCTCATCTCCGTCCACCACCAACTGCTGTCCGGTCTGGATCGGTTTATCCAGCTTGTTCTCGATCCCCGAAACGAGCGGTATGCCCAGCGCGCGGGCCATGATCGCCGAATGAGAGGTCTTGCCGCCGGTCATCGTCACGATACCAAGAACGTGGGAAGGGTTCAGGTGAACGAGCTGCGACGGGGAGAGCTCCTTCGCAACCAAAATGTAAGGCTGCGTATCGGCCGGGAGCTTCACTTCGGGAGCACCAAGAAGATGCTTCAGCAGCCGATTGCCGACATCCTTAATATCAAGCGCCCGCTCCTTCATATACTCGTCGTCCAGCAGATCGAACATGGATACGAAATGATCGATCGCCTCTTTTACCGCCACCTCGGCAGCCTTGTACTGGCGCTCGATGATCCCTTGAATTTCGTTCATGAACACGGGATCCTCCAGTATGGCCAGATGCGCATCAAAAATCTGCGACTCCTCGTGCCCCACCATTTCCTTGAATTCGTTCTTGATGTATTCAATTTCATTCTTGGAGGTTCGTATGCCTTCGTATAAGCGCTCGAACTCTTTGGCTAAATCGACAGCGTCCATTTCGGAATCCGGAAGATCCAGCTCCCAATGCGGCAGTACGAAAGCCTTACCGATAGCTACGCCTGTTGCTGCGCCAATGCCTTGTATCATGATTCTCTACCCCCAGCATTACTCTCATTTAATACGACGGACATGACAGATGACTGTCCTCTCTTCACGGTCTTGAACGGAGCATAGCTCCAGGATCTTACTTTATCGGGATTGGTGATTACCATTGGCGTGGCCAGCGATGCGGCATGTGTCTTTAAATACGCCAAATCGAACTTGACCAGCAGTTGCCCCGGTTCAACGGTATCCCCTTCGCTGACCACAGCCGTAAACGGTCCTTTCAGTTGGGAAGTGTCGATCCCGATATGAATCAATACCTCAAGCCCTTCCGGCGTTGAAATCCCGATGGCATGCATCGTCGGATACACGTGCATGACCGTGCCGTATACCGGTGATACAAGCTCTCCTTTTTCCGGTATGAAGGCGACGCCGTTGCCGACCAGCTTCGCGGCAAAAATATCATCCGGCACTTCGTCAATCGGAAGCATGCGTCCCTGTACGGGCGCGCTGAACAGAACGCGCGGCAAATCCTGCTGCATCAGCTTGTTTATCTCTTCGCGGATGAGCTCGGAATACGTCCCGAACACCACTTGCACGTTCCCTCCGCCCAGCTTGATAATGCCGGCTGAACCGAGCAATTTCAGTGCGTCAGAATCAATCTGACGATCATTGTATACGGTCAATCGCAGACGCGTCATGCAGGACTGCACCTGAACGATGTTGTCTTTGCCTCCAAGCGCCTCCAGAATGAGCGGCGCCTGATAGGGAATATCGCCTGCCCGGCCTTCCAGCGCCGAGCCCTCCTCGCGCCCCGGCGTGGGGATTTCGAAGGTGCGTATCGCCCAGCGGAACAGAAAATAGTAGACGATGCCGTACACGGCCCCGATCGGTATGATGATCCAGGCGTTCTGCGATAAATGGAAGTTGAGCACGTAATCGATGAATCCGGCCGAGTACGAAAAACCGTGATGGATGTCAAATGCATAGGTAAGGACCATCGCGAAACCGGCCATCAAGGCGTGGAGCACATACAGATATGGAGACGCAAATAAAAACGCGAACTCGATCTGCTCCGAAACCCCGGTCAAAAAACAGACAAGCGCGGACCGCATAAACGTCTTTTTCACTTTCGGCTTCAGATCTTCACGCGCTTCCTGGATAATGGCAAACGCGATCGCCGGCAGGGCAAACATCATGATCGGGAACAAACCGGCCATGAAGTCGCCGGCCGTGGGATCCCCCGCGAAGAACCGGGGCAGATCCCCCTGCACGACGGTACCATCCTCCGTCTCGTAGGAGCCCAGCTGAAACCAATACACATTGTTTAACAAATGATGCAGACCGAAGGCCGTGAGTACGCGGTACAAAATTCCGTACAGAAACAAACCGAAAGCTCCCATATGTACGGTCAGATCATAAAAAGCATCTAACCCGCGCTGCACAAGGGGTGCTGTCCCCAGCATGATCCAAGCGAATATCGTTGAGAACAATCCCATGAACAGCAGTACAAATCTGGAGCCTCCAAAAAACTGTATGGCTTCGGGAAGCTTAATATGTTTGAACCGGTTATACACGTAACCGGACATTACCCCAAATATAATGCCGATCAAGGTCGAGGGCTGAACGCTCCCGTCTCCCAGACGGGATATGACCTGATCATAGATGAACATGCCGGCAAGGGCGGCGAGTCCGGCGGGACCTCCCTGATTCGAGAGTCCCCATGCGACGCCAATGGCAAATAAATACGGCATGTAATAAAACACCCCGTGCCCCGCTGCCTGAGCGATTTCGCCCAAGGTTCCGAAGCCCCAAGCCGACCATGGCAAACTCCCCACGCTAAGCAGGAGAGCTGCCGCCGGAAGCGCCATAGTAGGGAGCATGACTGCTCTGCCCAGCTGTTGCAACGATCCCAACCAATTCAAGGCGAGCCCTCCTTTCTATCCTTGATGGTAAGCGCTGCGCCTGTTTTTGTCAAAAAGAATTAAGGGCAAATGCCCACAGCAAAAGCAAGCCCTGCAAACAGAACGGCGACAGAACCGGACCATGTCCAGTCTGCCACCGGCTGTTTTCTACGCAAGACTTGCCTATTCTTCCGAAATACGCTTTGAAGTTTAACGGCCGCCCAATGCGATGGAATCCTCGACCTTGATGCAGCGGTCCATAATCGCGATCATGCCGCTGCTTTCGGCGATGGCCGCCGCCTCCTCACTGATGATTCCCTGCTGCAGCCAGAGCACCTTCGCACCGATCTCGGCGGCTTCCCGTGCTACATCGGCGCAGTATTCGCTGCGCCGGAACACATTGACGATATGGATCGGCTCGGGAATGTCCTTCAGGGAAGGATAACTTTTCTCGCCGAGGATTTCGGTTGCACCAGGGTTTACCGGGATGATCCGGTATCCGCGTTGCTGCATCGCGGCAGAAACCATATGGGATGTGCGGTCCGGCCGATCGGACAGGCCAACGACAGCGATATTGCCCGCATTTCGTAAAATATCCGCGATTTCTTCGCGCGTAGGATTTTCAAATGCCATGGTTCATGACCACCTTTCCGTTCCTTATCGATGAGAATCTTGTCCTATTCCTCTATTTTACCCATTCTACATCGGCGCCAAGCGCCTTCATGTGATCAAAATATTGCGGGTACGACTTGGCTACATGGTGGGCGTCCTTGATCCGGATCGGCTGTCCTGCGCGCAGCCCGACCACCGTGAGGGCCATGATCACCCGGTGATCGTAATGGGCATTGATCTCAACCCCGCCTTCGACGCCGTCCGGACGGCCATGAACGATAATCTCGGCCTGGCGCTCCTCCACGTTGGCTCCTGCTTTACGCAGTTCGGTCAAATAATCCGTAATCCGGTCGCATTCCTTGTAACGGAGATTCTCCACGTTGTAGAACCGGGAGGTTCCTTCGGCAAACACGGCTGCCGCCACCATCGCGAGCACCGCGTCCGTCGCCGCGTCTCCGTCGAATTGGAGCGCCTTCAGGGTGCGGTTGCCCTGCACATGGACATTTCCGTTCTCATGCGTGAGCGGAACCTCCATCATTCGAAGAACGTCGATAATGGCGCGCTCGCCCTGCTTGCTGTCCTCCGACAGATTGCGGATCGTTACATCGGACTGCGTAACCGCGGCAGCCGCCAGCACGGCAGCAGACCCCGGATAATCGCCTTGAACCGTATAGGTCTTGGCTTCGTAGGATTGCCCTCCGGGAACCCGGAAGAACGTATAGTCGTCCGCTGCGTGAATCGTAATGCCGGCCTGCTCCAGCACTTCCAGGGTCTGACCGATCACGACCTTGGATTTCAGATCTCCGGTAACGGTGATCTCGCTGTCTTCGGCAAGCAATGGAGTCAAGAACAACAGGGCGCTTAAATACTGCGAGCTTACTTCGCCAGAAACGGTGAGCTTGCCGCCCTTCGGTTGGCCGCCGCGAATGGTGATGGGCAGCCTGCCATCGTTATGCTCCACTTCCACGCCCAATTGGCCAAGGGTCTCAATGAGATCGTCATGAGGACGCTTGCCCAGTGATTCCGGGTACGCATTGACGAAGGTAACCTCTTTAGACAATGCCGTTACGCCCATCAAGAAGCGCAGGACGGCACCGGCGTTGCCAACGTTCAGCTCCTTCACATCCCGCGGCGATTTGCCAAAGCCCGTAATCACGGCTTTTTCCTCGTCCTCCTCGATCACGGCTCCGAGATCCCGGATACAGCGTCTCATCGCGTCGCTATCCTCGCTGTGGGCAGGATAATAAATCGTGCTCGTTCCTTCCGCTAGGGCAGCCACAAGCAGGTAACGGGTGGTATAGTTTTTGGAGGACAGCGCTCCGATCTCCCCTTTTAATATAGGCGTAGGCCTGACGATAACATCCATCGTATGTATCTCTCCCTTGTATATAGTGTTGCGATTACCAGCATTACAATCTCCCTAGGATAAATTGACAGGGAAAGAACCGCTTGGTTATCATAGTTCATGTGAACCGGAAAATCAGATCGTTTGCGATCTTACTCATTTATGCTAAGAAAAGAGGTCTATATGATGAAACCGATCCCTCAAATGGAAACTTCGGAGCTTAGAAGCCGGCTTCAAAACGGCGAACAGGTGTACATGATTGATGTCCGCGAGGATGAAGAGGTTGCCGCCGGGATGATCAGCGGTGCCAAGCATATCCCGATGGGCGAGATTCCGAACCGCCTGGACGAAATTCCGCGCGACCAAGAGGTTGTCTTTATCTGCCGGAGCGGCGGACGCAGTCAACACGTATGCGAATTTCTCAATCACCAGGGCTTGAACAACGTGATCAACATGAAGGGCGGCATGCTGCAGTGGCATGACGATGAAGTATAGGCAAGCCGTAAAGAAGGTGCGGGATGAACATGATCCCCGCCTTTTTTTGCTTGTGCTTGAATCCTGCTCGCAAGCTCCCTTGTTTAAACCCTCAGGTCTTATCCATCTCCATGCCAAGCCGGGTCCGCTTATCATCTTAGCCGCGGTAATGCGTTAAAATGTCAGCCGCCACTTCATCCGCGGATCGGCCAACCGTATCCACCATCACGTCCGCAAACCGGTATTTGTCCTTTCGCTCATCGAGGATGCGCCGAACCCTCTCTTCCACATCGCCCGCAAGCAGCGGCCGGTTGGCATCGCCCCGTACGC
Proteins encoded:
- the ccpA gene encoding catabolite control protein A, yielding MTVTIYDVAREAGVSMATVSRVVNNNPNVKPQTRKKVYEAIERLGYRPNAVARGLASKKTTTVGVVIPDISNSIFAEIARGIEDIANMYHYNIILCNADKRKEKEIRVINTLLEKQVDGLLFMGGTVTDEHIQAFQTSAVPIVLCATSDERGSYPSVDIDHEQAAFDAVNTLIRHGHREIAMISGTLQDPANGYARFQGYKKALEAAGIEYQEDLVRIGNYRYESGVEAMKYFLGLKKKPTAIFAATDEMAIGAIHSIQDEGYKVPDDFSIISVDNIRMASMVRPQLTTVAQPMYDLGAVAMRLLTKLMKKENVENPRVILPHETILRLSVSHVNE
- the ytxJ gene encoding bacillithiol system redox-active protein YtxJ, with the protein product MATLTKMTTIEELRSTLESSDRKHLLLFKHSTRCPISAGAFREVQAYLEDQPNERIDYVWIDVIADRPVSSQAAETLNIQHESPQVILVKEGAPVWHTSHSHITAEALKAQLDGI
- a CDS encoding type 1 glutamine amidotransferase domain-containing protein, whose protein sequence is MRLTGKKVIALVDEEFEDLELWYPVYRVREEGAEVHLAGLEKGKTYTGKYGVPAQAEYSFEELNSKDYDGILVPGGWAPDKLRRYDKVLQLVKEMNEDQKPIGQICHAGWVLISAKILNGVTVTSTPGIRDDMENAGAIWKDEAVVTDGHIISARRPPDLPPYGKAFCDALAQQGK
- the aroA gene encoding 3-phosphoshikimate 1-carboxyvinyltransferase, with translation MDVIVRPTPILKGEIGALSSKNYTTRYLLVAALAEGTSTIYYPAHSEDSDAMRRCIRDLGAVIEEDEEKAVITGFGKSPRDVKELNVGNAGAVLRFLMGVTALSKEVTFVNAYPESLGKRPHDDLIETLGQLGVEVEHNDGRLPITIRGGQPKGGKLTVSGEVSSQYLSALLFLTPLLAEDSEITVTGDLKSKVVIGQTLEVLEQAGITIHAADDYTFFRVPGGQSYEAKTYTVQGDYPGSAAVLAAAAVTQSDVTIRNLSEDSKQGERAIIDVLRMMEVPLTHENGNVHVQGNRTLKALQFDGDAATDAVLAMVAAAVFAEGTSRFYNVENLRYKECDRITDYLTELRKAGANVEERQAEIIVHGRPDGVEGGVEINAHYDHRVIMALTVVGLRAGQPIRIKDAHHVAKSYPQYFDHMKALGADVEWVK
- the ptsP gene encoding phosphoenolpyruvate--protein phosphotransferase, which gives rise to MIQGIGAATGVAIGKAFVLPHWELDLPDSEMDAVDLAKEFERLYEGIRTSKNEIEYIKNEFKEMVGHEESQIFDAHLAILEDPVFMNEIQGIIERQYKAAEVAVKEAIDHFVSMFDLLDDEYMKERALDIKDVGNRLLKHLLGAPEVKLPADTQPYILVAKELSPSQLVHLNPSHVLGIVTMTGGKTSHSAIMARALGIPLVSGIENKLDKPIQTGQQLVVDGDEGLLYLEPDTLIVERYEGIRDQQRKKKEQLQLLAAVDAVTKDGTYFNLAANMNSVKEMEIALKNGAQGVGLFRTEFLYMDRHNFPTEEEQFEVYKLVAENAGQASVVIRTLDIGGDKQLDYFALPEEENPFLGYRAIRISLDRTEPFQTQLTAILRASAYGNVKIMYPMISSVEEVKQANAVLRRAMADLDRRGIAYDPNIKVGIMIEVPAAVTISDLLAEEADFFSIGTNDLVQYVLAVDRMNEQIAHMYHPFHPAILRMLRTTVEAAHGAGIPVSVCGELAGDERAIPLWLELGVKDLSMSPQSLLRVKHRILNTNAAEAKGEAAACFKLRTSSAVEERLSAFAERSSYLNGTNGTDSTAS
- a CDS encoding CoA-binding protein → MAFENPTREEIADILRNAGNIAVVGLSDRPDRTSHMVSAAMQQRGYRIIPVNPGATEILGEKSYPSLKDIPEPIHIVNVFRRSEYCADVAREAAEIGAKVLWLQQGIISEEAAAIAESSGMIAIMDRCIKVEDSIALGGR
- a CDS encoding rhodanese-like domain-containing protein, whose protein sequence is MKPIPQMETSELRSRLQNGEQVYMIDVREDEEVAAGMISGAKHIPMGEIPNRLDEIPRDQEVVFICRSGGRSQHVCEFLNHQGLNNVINMKGGMLQWHDDEV
- a CDS encoding 5'-methylthioadenosine/adenosylhomocysteine nucleosidase, which codes for MTTQVIGLIGAMDEEVELLLGQLENKETTVRAGVTYASGTIHGKQVVVCKSGVGKVNAAVTTQILIDFFGVSKILFTGVAGALHPELNIGDIVISSSCMQHDMDVTPLGFARGVIPYQELSDFPADASLIQLAEEACKEQAVNHYIVGKVLSGDQFIASRDTVQTLYEELNGACAEMEGSAVAQVCYMNGVPYVVIRSMSDKADGSAHVNFPEFTVKASKRSHEIVNYMLGKL
- a CDS encoding glucose PTS transporter subunit IIA → MNWLGSLQQLGRAVMLPTMALPAAALLLSVGSLPWSAWGFGTLGEIAQAAGHGVFYYMPYLFAIGVAWGLSNQGGPAGLAALAGMFIYDQVISRLGDGSVQPSTLIGIIFGVMSGYVYNRFKHIKLPEAIQFFGGSRFVLLFMGLFSTIFAWIMLGTAPLVQRGLDAFYDLTVHMGAFGLFLYGILYRVLTAFGLHHLLNNVYWFQLGSYETEDGTVVQGDLPRFFAGDPTAGDFMAGLFPIMMFALPAIAFAIIQEAREDLKPKVKKTFMRSALVCFLTGVSEQIEFAFLFASPYLYVLHALMAGFAMVLTYAFDIHHGFSYSAGFIDYVLNFHLSQNAWIIIPIGAVYGIVYYFLFRWAIRTFEIPTPGREEGSALEGRAGDIPYQAPLILEALGGKDNIVQVQSCMTRLRLTVYNDRQIDSDALKLLGSAGIIKLGGGNVQVVFGTYSELIREEINKLMQQDLPRVLFSAPVQGRMLPIDEVPDDIFAAKLVGNGVAFIPEKGELVSPVYGTVMHVYPTMHAIGISTPEGLEVLIHIGIDTSQLKGPFTAVVSEGDTVEPGQLLVKFDLAYLKTHAASLATPMVITNPDKVRSWSYAPFKTVKRGQSSVMSVVLNESNAGGRES